Within the Ensifer canadensis genome, the region GACCGCGAAATGGCCATGCCGAAGCCGGGCGATCTCTTCGCCATCAGTTCTGCCGGCGCCTATGGCGCTGTCCAGGCGAGCACCTACAACAGCCGGCTGCTGATCCCGGAAGTGCTGGTCAAGGGCGATCGCTTCCACGTGATCCGGCCGCGCCAAAGCTACGATGACCTGATCGGGCTTGATTCGGTTCCGGACTGGCTCGACTGAGCAGTCTTTCGGATCGGACGATGATCTGTGGATCGCCCGCGCGGGCGATCACGATTTTGTTGTCGCCCTCGTCTTCGCCACAAACGATGTTATCCTGATCATTCAATAGGTCGGTCACGAGCGGTCATGAGCGACCGAAAGGGAACTTGGGCGGATGACGCAATTCCGGCAGGATGAAACGCCACAACCGAAGTCGTTTGCCAGAACGCTGGCGCTGAAAAGGTTTGTCGCGCGGGCGGTGTTGATCGCCGAGCAGGTTTTGCCGCGCGCCCTCGTTCCCGCTTCGATCGTGCTCCTGTTTCTGTCGGCCGCCTGGCTCGGCCTCTTCCGCATTGCTCCGCTTTGGCTGCATGCCGCCCTGCTTCTGGGCTTTCTCGTCGCCTTCATCGCCTCCCTCGTTCCGCTGACCCGGTTGAGATTACCTGGGAACGTCGATGCCGATCGGATGCTGGAAGAGCGCAACGCCCTTCCCCACCAGGCGATCCGTGTTCAGGACGACATTCCGGCAACCGGCGGCGCCTTCGGCGAGGCGCTGTGGCGCGAACATCAGACGCGCATGGCGGGGATGATCCGTGCCCTCGACACGGGCCTGCCGCGTCCCGACATTGCCCGCCACGACCCTTTCGCGCTGCGGGCGCTGCCGGTTCTGATCGCCTGCGTCGCTTTCGCCTATTCCTATTCCAACCGGGCGGGGCTTCTCTCGGACGCCTTCCACCTGCCGCAGCCAGCAAGCGAAGTCGCCGACATCCGGGTCGATGCCTGGGTGACACCGCCCGCCTATACCGGGCGTGCGCCCGTCTTCCTCACGGGCCGCCAGGGCGTCGCGTCCCCATCTGACGAAACGGCGGCGATTACCATTCCGCAGTTCAGCGATCTGACCGTGCGCGTCACTGGCGCCGGCACGGAAGAAGCCGTCCGCTATTCGGAACACGGATCGGCCGACGCGATCGTCATCCCGACCGCCGGGGAAAAGCCGGACGAAAAGACTGCGTCAGCGGAACCGGCCGCCCAGAAGGCGCCCGACAATGCCGTGCGCAATCACCTCTACAAGATCGTAAAGGACGGCGAACTCTCCGTCGGTGGCCAGAAGTGGACGTTCAAGATCACCCCCGACAGCGTGCCTCAGATCGCCTTTGACGGCCTGCCAAAGCCCACCCCAAATGCCTCGCTCGACATCGCCTTCCTGGCGAGCGACGACTACGGCATCGCTCAGGCCTGGGCTGAGATCAAGCCTTTGGACGAACAGGCGAAGGACGCACGGCCGCTCTATCCGCTTCCCGAGTATCGTCTCGACCTGCCGCGCCGCAACGCCCGCGAGGCCAAGGGCACGACCAGCCGCAACCTCAGCGAACATCCGCTGGCCGGCAAGCGCGTTCGCGTCACCCTCGTTGCCCGCGATGCCGCCGGTCAGGAGGGGAGAAGCGTGCCGCAGGACATGATCCTTCCGGCGCGGCAATTCTTCAATCCGCTGGCGGGCGCCGTTGCCGAACAGCGACAGGTCTTTGCACTCAACGCCAACGACCTGCCGCGGGCGATCGACCTCAATGACGCGATCGCCAGCTTCGCCGAGGAAACGATCCCCAACCTCACCCATTTCCTGCTCCTGAAATCGGCACGTTCGCGCATGGCGCTGGCGCGCAACGACGACATGCTGCGCGACGCCGCCAAGCATCTCTGGGAAATCGCGCTAGGCATCGAGGATGGCGATCTGTCGCTCGCCGACCGACGTCTGCGCGATGCGCAACAGGCGTTGTCGGATGCGCTTGATCGCAATGCGCCCGACGAGGAAATCGCCAAGCTGATGAAGGAACTGCGCGAGGCCATGCAGGAATATATGCAGGCGCTGGCCAAGGAGGCCGCGAAAAACCCGCGCATGGCCGCCAATCCGGATCAGAACAATGTTCTGCGCCAACAGGATCTGGACAGGATGATGAACCAGATCGAGAACCTGGCGCGATCGGGTGCGCGCGACCAGGCCCGTCAGATGCTGTCGGAGCTTCAGCGTCTGATGAACAACCTGCAGGCCAACCGCGGCCAGCAACAGATGGGCGAACAGAACAACGCCATGCGCGAGCAGATGGACAAGCTCGGCCAGCTGATGCAGGAGCAGCAAAAGCTGATGGACGAGACGTTCAAGCTCGACCAGGCGCAGCGAGACCGCATGCAGCGCGGCGACCCGCTGCAGGGCGAGGACAACGAGCTTTATGGTCAGGACATGCCGCAGGATCCGGGCCAGCGTGGTGACGAGAACGGCCAGCCCAGCCCGCTCGACGACATGACCGCCGAGCAACTGAAGGAAGCGCTGAAGCAGCTGAAGCAGCAGCAGGATGCGTTGGGCAAGCAACTCGGCGAACTGCAGAAGGGTCTGGAGAGCCTTGGCATCAAGCCCGGCAAGGGGTTCGGCGACGCCAAGCGCGAAATGGAAGGCGCCTCCGGCTCCCTTGGCAAGGGCCAGGGCGAACCGGCCGTCGGCAGCCAGGGCCGCGCACTGCAGGCGCTGCGTGACGGCGCCCAGGACATGATGAACCAGATGCAGGCCCAGGGACAAGGACCCGGTCAGGGCG harbors:
- a CDS encoding TIGR02302 family protein, whose product is MTQFRQDETPQPKSFARTLALKRFVARAVLIAEQVLPRALVPASIVLLFLSAAWLGLFRIAPLWLHAALLLGFLVAFIASLVPLTRLRLPGNVDADRMLEERNALPHQAIRVQDDIPATGGAFGEALWREHQTRMAGMIRALDTGLPRPDIARHDPFALRALPVLIACVAFAYSYSNRAGLLSDAFHLPQPASEVADIRVDAWVTPPAYTGRAPVFLTGRQGVASPSDETAAITIPQFSDLTVRVTGAGTEEAVRYSEHGSADAIVIPTAGEKPDEKTASAEPAAQKAPDNAVRNHLYKIVKDGELSVGGQKWTFKITPDSVPQIAFDGLPKPTPNASLDIAFLASDDYGIAQAWAEIKPLDEQAKDARPLYPLPEYRLDLPRRNAREAKGTTSRNLSEHPLAGKRVRVTLVARDAAGQEGRSVPQDMILPARQFFNPLAGAVAEQRQVFALNANDLPRAIDLNDAIASFAEETIPNLTHFLLLKSARSRMALARNDDMLRDAAKHLWEIALGIEDGDLSLADRRLRDAQQALSDALDRNAPDEEIAKLMKELREAMQEYMQALAKEAAKNPRMAANPDQNNVLRQQDLDRMMNQIENLARSGARDQARQMLSELQRLMNNLQANRGQQQMGEQNNAMREQMDKLGQLMQEQQKLMDETFKLDQAQRDRMQRGDPLQGEDNELYGQDMPQDPGQRGDENGQPSPLDDMTAEQLKEALKQLKQQQDALGKQLGELQKGLESLGIKPGKGFGDAKREMEGASGSLGKGQGEPAVGSQGRALQALRDGAQDMMNQMQAQGQGPGQGVPQYGQNGRDPLGRRQQNAGPDFGDQVKVPDEIDTQRAREILDEIRRRLGNTLSPEAERQYLERLLDMR